From Candidatus Methylomirabilota bacterium:
CACGGTCGTCAGCCCTTCCAGCACCTTCATGAGGCCGACCTCGCGCAGGGTCCGCATCCCCTGGTGCCGGGCGACGTCGCGGATGGAGTTGACCGGGGCGTTCTCCGTGATGAGGTCGCGGATCTCCGGGGTGATCCGCATCACCTCGAAGAGCGCCATCCGGCCCTTCATGCCGGTGAAGTTGCAGATGGCGCAGCCTTTCCCCGCGTAGAGGGTCCGCTTCCCGCGGCCCTCGTCGCTGAACCCGTAGACCGCCAGGCTGTCCTCGCCGGTCTCGTAGGGCTGCTTGCAGGCGTGGCAGACCTTGCGGACCAGGCGCTGGGCCACCACCAACCGGACCGCGGAGGCGATGAGGAACGCGGGAATCCCCATGTCCACGAGCCGCGAGATCGTGGAGGGGGAGTCGTTGGTGTGCAGCGTCGTGAGGACCAGATGCCCGGTGAGCGCGGCCCGGACCGCGATCTGGGCCGTCTCGAGGTCGCGCATCTCCCCCACCAGGATGACGTCGGGGTCGTGGCGGAGGAAGGAGCGGAGCACGGCCGAGAAGCTCCGCCCGATTTCCTCGTTGACCGGGACCTGGGTGACGCCTTCCAGGTGGTACTCGATCGGATCCTCGACGGTCAGGATGTTGATGTGGGGCGACTTGGCGGCGTGGATCGCCGAGTAGAGCGTCGTGGTCTTGCCCGATCCGGTCGGCCCCGTCATCAGGATCATCCCGTGGGGGCTGCGGATCGCCTGCTTGAACTGCTCGAGGCTCAGGGAATCGAACCCGAGCTGGCCCAGGTCCAGCTTGAGCGCCTCCTTGTCCAGGATCCGCATGGACGCGCTCTCGCCGAACATGATCGGCAGGACGTTGACGCGGAAGTCGATCTCGCGCCCGCTGTATCGGAGCTTGAGGCGGCCGTCCTGGGGGAGCCGA
This genomic window contains:
- a CDS encoding ATPase, T2SS/T4P/T4SS family; the protein is MRPQPVAPGPAPTSKDATSPIGRRLGQLLVADEVITAVQLGQALAEQTRTNEKLGAVLVRLGFIDEDQLMHFLSRAYGIPVVALPESAVDPELLRLVPARIARKYDVIPVRRSATSLTLAMADPTNLPALDDVTFVTGMRVIPAIAPPSLIRRTIEHSYAAVDALTEAEAEAGELELVDGRETADPVDFLELKASADQAPVVRIVNRILLQAIRRGASDIHLEPSEMALRVRFRIDGMLHHVKNLPKRLEPAVLSRIKIMANLDIAERRLPQDGRLKLRYSGREIDFRVNVLPIMFGESASMRILDKEALKLDLGQLGFDSLSLEQFKQAIRSPHGMILMTGPTGSGKTTTLYSAIHAAKSPHINILTVEDPIEYHLEGVTQVPVNEEIGRSFSAVLRSFLRHDPDVILVGEMRDLETAQIAVRAALTGHLVLTTLHTNDSPSTISRLVDMGIPAFLIASAVRLVVAQRLVRKVCHACKQPYETGEDSLAVYGFSDEGRGKRTLYAGKGCAICNFTGMKGRMALFEVMRITPEIRDLITENAPVNSIRDVARHQGMRTLREVGLMKVLEGLTTVEEILRVTAD